A single region of the Brachypodium distachyon strain Bd21 chromosome 3, Brachypodium_distachyon_v3.0, whole genome shotgun sequence genome encodes:
- the LOC100832657 gene encoding peptidyl-prolyl cis-trans isomerase CYP95 isoform X4 → MSKKKNPIVFLDVSIGDGPDERMIFELFADVAPLTAENFRALCTGEMGIGQTTKKPLYYKGSIFHRVIKGFMAQGGDFSNGDVPFSGNGGESIYGEQFEDENFVLCHNDRGLLSMANAGSNTNTNGSQFFITFKPSAHLDRKSTVFGKLILGNDVLKRIEHVDVHESTNMPLVPIKIVDCGELVDAKDCRSVTTENDKKRLKSKLSKISSDGEGIEEKYKGHRKKSSKRRRKRKKYSSSESDSSSESDSSDSESDSDYSSDSSDISSSSDEKRKRRKRHSKKDKRKHGKRKRDRRREKRRRKRDRKSKQKSKRTVESGSETGDTSNSSSEDDRRKRRHRGRNSKSTAQVSAVAALKDATSTQEKITTPRSLAQEDKSQQENGEMRTNGVTDSKTERNADNVPLLTGTRSKSRSQSISANHSMSKSMSVSPRSPINKSNISPKRLASPSPVRQSFSRSPVRAPKRNESRSPPQQRNMSMSPHRGSPSKIPPGSASRSPVARRSRSPVARRSRSPVEAQTRSISRSSARSLQRRSLSRSLDRTHVQKSVSPSPTPMDKGRSISRTSARSPLQRGISRSPERPSRKTISRSPRRSTRRNFSRSPVGLPRRSLTPVRGGRSRRNGSRSPSPPRRAVSPPNHGRSPSRSGSPDGSKRVRRGRGFTQRYSYARQYRSPSADRSYRYGGRGDRERYMSYRGNRYRSPPKRYRSPPRGRTSPRPSRYRRRSRSISRSPPVYRDRGRGGGYSRSPVRSRSPPAGRPRSRGDRARSISRSRSLSGSRSRSPPPVEDRSPLASPSPKRPSNEVSRSLSVSPEGNKGLVSYGDGSPDSAGK, encoded by the exons ATGAGTAAAAAGAAGAACCCTATTGTCTTTCTGGATGTATCAATAGGTGATGGGCCTGATGAAAGAATGATTTTTGAG CTTTTTGCCGATGTTGCTCCCCTGACAGCTGAGAACTTCAGAGCATTATGCACAG GTGAGATGGGAATTGGACAAACAACTAAGAAGCCATTATATTATAAGGGATCAATATTCCACCGTGTCATCAAGGGGTTTATGGCACAA GGTGGTGACTTCTCAAATGGAGATG TTCCGTTTTCAGGAAATGGTGGAGAAAGTATATACGGCGAGCAATTTGAAG ATGAAAATTTTGTGTTGTGCCATAATGACCGCGGTCTCTTGTCAATGGCCAATGCTGGAAGTAATACTAACACCAATGGCTCCCAGTTCTTCATTACGTTCAAGCCTAGTGCTCATCTTGACAG GAAGAGCACTGTTTTTGGCAAGCTTATTCTTGGAAATGATGTGCTGAAGCGGATAGAGCATGTTGATGTGCATGAATCTACTAATATGCCACTTGTTCCAATAAAAATAGTGGATTGTGGGGAGCTTGTTGATGCTAAAGACTGCAGATCTGTGACAACTGAAAATG ATAAGAAGAGACTCAAATCAAAGTTGTCCAAGATTTCATCTGATGGTGAAGGTAttgaagaaaaatacaaaggaCATCGCAAGAAATCTTCaaagaggagaaggaagaggaagaaataTTCTTCTTCAGAATCAGACAGCTCATCTGAGTCTGACTCATCAGATTCTGAGAGCGATTCTGATTACTCCAGTGACTCTTCTGATATCAGCAGTTCAAGTGACGAGAAGCGGAAGCGCAGGAAGAGACACTCCAAGAAGGATAAACGCAAGCATGGAAAAAGGAAGCGTGATCGAAGGCGCGAGAAAAGACGTAGAAAACGTGACAGGAAATCAAAGCAAAAGTCAAAAAG AACGGTAGAGAGTGGCAGTGAAACAGGAGATACCAGTAATAGCAGCTCTGAGGATGATAGACGAAAGCGACGTCATCGTGGACGAAACTCTAAGTCCACAGCTCAAGTTTCTG CAGTAGCTGCTTTGAAGGATGCCACTTCGACGCAGGAGAAGATTACAACACCAAGGAGTCTGGCACAAGAAGACAAGTCTCAACAGGAAAATGGGGAGATGCGCACCAATGGTGTTACTGATTCAAAAACTGAAAGGAATGCTGATAATGTGCCTCTTCTAACTGGCACCCGAAGCAAATCTAG GAGCCAGAGCATCAGTGCTAATCACTCAATGAGCAAGAGTATGAGTGTAAGTCCTAGAAGCCCAATCAACAAGTCAAACATCAGCCCGAAGAGATTGGCAAGCCCAAGTCCTGTTCGTCAGAGTTTTAGTAGAAGTCCTGTCCGTGCTcccaaaagaaatgaaagcAGGAGCCCACCCCAACAGAGGAATATGAGCATGAGCCCCCATCGAGGAAGCCCCAGCAAGATCCCACCTGGAAGTGCAAGCAGAAGTCCTGTTGCTCGTAGGAGCAGAAGTCCGGTTGCTCGTAGGAGCAGGAGTCCCGTTGAAGCTCAGACAAGGAGCATTAGCAGGAGCTCAGCTAGGTCCTTGCAACGAAGAAGTCTAAGTAGGAGCCTGGACAGAACTCATGTGCAAAAAAGCGTCAGTCCAAGTCCCACACCTATGGACAAGGGAAGAAGCATTAGCCGAACTTCTGCAAGATCTCCATTGCAAAGGGGTATTAGCCGGAGCCCTGAGAGACCTTCCAGAAAGACTATAAGCAGAAGTCCTCGAAGGAGTACTCGTAGGAACTTTAGCAGGAGCCCTGTGGGACTTCCTAGAAGAAGCTTGACCCCTGTAAGAGGCGGCAGATCTCGCAGGAATGGCAGCCGAAGTCCTAGCCCACCTCGCAGGGCAGTATCACCACCCAATCATGGTAGGAGCCCCTCTAGGAGTGGCTCTCCTGATGGATCAAAACGCGTAAGAAGGGGGCGTGGTTTTACTCAACGTTACTCGTATGCAAGACAATACCGTTCACCTTCTGCTGATCGTTCTTACCGCTATGGTGGAAGAGGTGACCGTGAAAG ATATATGAGTTACCGAGGCAATCGTTACCGATCACCTCCAAAACGGTATAGAAGCCCACCCAGAGGAAGAACATCACCAAG GCCTAGCAGgtacaggaggaggagccggagcaTTTCTCGCAGTCCGCCTGTGTATCGAGACCGTGGAAGGGGAGGTGGATACAGCAGGAGTCCTGTACGTAGTCGTTCACCTCCTGCTGGGAGACCTAGATCACGTGGTGATCGTGCACGGTCAATCTCCAGGAGCAGGAGCCTGTCTGGGTCAAGATCAAGATCGCCACCACCTGTTGAAGATCGCTCCCCCCTTGCCTCCCCTTCTCCAAAGCGTCCAAGCAATGAGGTGTCCCGGTCTCTGTCGGTCAGTCCTGAAGGGAATAAGGGTTTGGTTTCGTATGGAGATGGCTCCCCTGATTCCGCTGGCAAGTAG
- the LOC100832657 gene encoding peptidyl-prolyl cis-trans isomerase CYP95 isoform X2 — translation MSKKKNPIVFLDVSIGDGPDERMIFELFADVAPLTAENFRALCTGEMGIGQTTKKPLYYKGSIFHRVIKGFMAQGGDFSNGDVPFSGNGGESIYGEQFEDENFVLCHNDRGLLSMANAGSNTNTNGSQFFITFKPSAHLDRKSTVFGKLILGNDVLKRIEHVDVHESTNMPLVPIKIVDCGELVDAKDCRSVTTENDKKRLKSKLSKISSDGEGIEEKYKGHRKKSSKRRRKRKKYSSSESDSSSESDSSDSESDSDYSSDSSDISSSSDEKRKRRKRHSKKDKRKHGKRKRDRRREKRRRKRDRKSKQKSKRTVESGSETGDTSNSSSEDDRRKRRHRGRNSKSTAQVSAENHTAVAALKDATSTQEKITTPRSLAQEDKSQQENGEMRTNGVTDSKTERNADNVPLLTGTRSKSRSQSISANHSMSKSMSVSPRSPINKSNISPKRLASPSPVRQSFSRSPVRAPKRNESRSPPQQRNMSMSPHRGSPSKIPPGSASRSPVARRSRSPVARRSRSPVEAQTRSISRSSARSLQRRSLSRSLDRTHVQKSVSPSPTPMDKGRSISRTSARSPLQRGISRSPERPSRKTISRSPRRSTRRNFSRSPVGLPRRSLTPVRGGRSRRNGSRSPSPPRRAVSPPNHGRSPSRSGSPDGSKRVRRGRGFTQRYSYARQYRSPSADRSYRYGGRGDRERYMSYRGNRYRSPPKRYRSPPRGRTSPRYRRRSRSISRSPPVYRDRGRGGGYSRSPVRSRSPPAGRPRSRGDRARSISRSRSLSGSRSRSPPPVEDRSPLASPSPKRPSNEVSRSLSVSPEGNKGLVSYGDGSPDSAGK, via the exons ATGAGTAAAAAGAAGAACCCTATTGTCTTTCTGGATGTATCAATAGGTGATGGGCCTGATGAAAGAATGATTTTTGAG CTTTTTGCCGATGTTGCTCCCCTGACAGCTGAGAACTTCAGAGCATTATGCACAG GTGAGATGGGAATTGGACAAACAACTAAGAAGCCATTATATTATAAGGGATCAATATTCCACCGTGTCATCAAGGGGTTTATGGCACAA GGTGGTGACTTCTCAAATGGAGATG TTCCGTTTTCAGGAAATGGTGGAGAAAGTATATACGGCGAGCAATTTGAAG ATGAAAATTTTGTGTTGTGCCATAATGACCGCGGTCTCTTGTCAATGGCCAATGCTGGAAGTAATACTAACACCAATGGCTCCCAGTTCTTCATTACGTTCAAGCCTAGTGCTCATCTTGACAG GAAGAGCACTGTTTTTGGCAAGCTTATTCTTGGAAATGATGTGCTGAAGCGGATAGAGCATGTTGATGTGCATGAATCTACTAATATGCCACTTGTTCCAATAAAAATAGTGGATTGTGGGGAGCTTGTTGATGCTAAAGACTGCAGATCTGTGACAACTGAAAATG ATAAGAAGAGACTCAAATCAAAGTTGTCCAAGATTTCATCTGATGGTGAAGGTAttgaagaaaaatacaaaggaCATCGCAAGAAATCTTCaaagaggagaaggaagaggaagaaataTTCTTCTTCAGAATCAGACAGCTCATCTGAGTCTGACTCATCAGATTCTGAGAGCGATTCTGATTACTCCAGTGACTCTTCTGATATCAGCAGTTCAAGTGACGAGAAGCGGAAGCGCAGGAAGAGACACTCCAAGAAGGATAAACGCAAGCATGGAAAAAGGAAGCGTGATCGAAGGCGCGAGAAAAGACGTAGAAAACGTGACAGGAAATCAAAGCAAAAGTCAAAAAG AACGGTAGAGAGTGGCAGTGAAACAGGAGATACCAGTAATAGCAGCTCTGAGGATGATAGACGAAAGCGACGTCATCGTGGACGAAACTCTAAGTCCACAGCTCAAGTTTCTG CTGAAAATCACACAGCAGTAGCTGCTTTGAAGGATGCCACTTCGACGCAGGAGAAGATTACAACACCAAGGAGTCTGGCACAAGAAGACAAGTCTCAACAGGAAAATGGGGAGATGCGCACCAATGGTGTTACTGATTCAAAAACTGAAAGGAATGCTGATAATGTGCCTCTTCTAACTGGCACCCGAAGCAAATCTAG GAGCCAGAGCATCAGTGCTAATCACTCAATGAGCAAGAGTATGAGTGTAAGTCCTAGAAGCCCAATCAACAAGTCAAACATCAGCCCGAAGAGATTGGCAAGCCCAAGTCCTGTTCGTCAGAGTTTTAGTAGAAGTCCTGTCCGTGCTcccaaaagaaatgaaagcAGGAGCCCACCCCAACAGAGGAATATGAGCATGAGCCCCCATCGAGGAAGCCCCAGCAAGATCCCACCTGGAAGTGCAAGCAGAAGTCCTGTTGCTCGTAGGAGCAGAAGTCCGGTTGCTCGTAGGAGCAGGAGTCCCGTTGAAGCTCAGACAAGGAGCATTAGCAGGAGCTCAGCTAGGTCCTTGCAACGAAGAAGTCTAAGTAGGAGCCTGGACAGAACTCATGTGCAAAAAAGCGTCAGTCCAAGTCCCACACCTATGGACAAGGGAAGAAGCATTAGCCGAACTTCTGCAAGATCTCCATTGCAAAGGGGTATTAGCCGGAGCCCTGAGAGACCTTCCAGAAAGACTATAAGCAGAAGTCCTCGAAGGAGTACTCGTAGGAACTTTAGCAGGAGCCCTGTGGGACTTCCTAGAAGAAGCTTGACCCCTGTAAGAGGCGGCAGATCTCGCAGGAATGGCAGCCGAAGTCCTAGCCCACCTCGCAGGGCAGTATCACCACCCAATCATGGTAGGAGCCCCTCTAGGAGTGGCTCTCCTGATGGATCAAAACGCGTAAGAAGGGGGCGTGGTTTTACTCAACGTTACTCGTATGCAAGACAATACCGTTCACCTTCTGCTGATCGTTCTTACCGCTATGGTGGAAGAGGTGACCGTGAAAG ATATATGAGTTACCGAGGCAATCGTTACCGATCACCTCCAAAACGGTATAGAAGCCCACCCAGAGGAAGAACATCACCAAG gtacaggaggaggagccggagcaTTTCTCGCAGTCCGCCTGTGTATCGAGACCGTGGAAGGGGAGGTGGATACAGCAGGAGTCCTGTACGTAGTCGTTCACCTCCTGCTGGGAGACCTAGATCACGTGGTGATCGTGCACGGTCAATCTCCAGGAGCAGGAGCCTGTCTGGGTCAAGATCAAGATCGCCACCACCTGTTGAAGATCGCTCCCCCCTTGCCTCCCCTTCTCCAAAGCGTCCAAGCAATGAGGTGTCCCGGTCTCTGTCGGTCAGTCCTGAAGGGAATAAGGGTTTGGTTTCGTATGGAGATGGCTCCCCTGATTCCGCTGGCAAGTAG
- the LOC100832657 gene encoding peptidyl-prolyl cis-trans isomerase CYP95 isoform X1 — protein MSKKKNPIVFLDVSIGDGPDERMIFELFADVAPLTAENFRALCTGEMGIGQTTKKPLYYKGSIFHRVIKGFMAQGGDFSNGDVPFSGNGGESIYGEQFEDENFVLCHNDRGLLSMANAGSNTNTNGSQFFITFKPSAHLDRKSTVFGKLILGNDVLKRIEHVDVHESTNMPLVPIKIVDCGELVDAKDCRSVTTENDKKRLKSKLSKISSDGEGIEEKYKGHRKKSSKRRRKRKKYSSSESDSSSESDSSDSESDSDYSSDSSDISSSSDEKRKRRKRHSKKDKRKHGKRKRDRRREKRRRKRDRKSKQKSKRTVESGSETGDTSNSSSEDDRRKRRHRGRNSKSTAQVSAENHTAVAALKDATSTQEKITTPRSLAQEDKSQQENGEMRTNGVTDSKTERNADNVPLLTGTRSKSRSQSISANHSMSKSMSVSPRSPINKSNISPKRLASPSPVRQSFSRSPVRAPKRNESRSPPQQRNMSMSPHRGSPSKIPPGSASRSPVARRSRSPVARRSRSPVEAQTRSISRSSARSLQRRSLSRSLDRTHVQKSVSPSPTPMDKGRSISRTSARSPLQRGISRSPERPSRKTISRSPRRSTRRNFSRSPVGLPRRSLTPVRGGRSRRNGSRSPSPPRRAVSPPNHGRSPSRSGSPDGSKRVRRGRGFTQRYSYARQYRSPSADRSYRYGGRGDRERYMSYRGNRYRSPPKRYRSPPRGRTSPRPSRYRRRSRSISRSPPVYRDRGRGGGYSRSPVRSRSPPAGRPRSRGDRARSISRSRSLSGSRSRSPPPVEDRSPLASPSPKRPSNEVSRSLSVSPEGNKGLVSYGDGSPDSAGK, from the exons ATGAGTAAAAAGAAGAACCCTATTGTCTTTCTGGATGTATCAATAGGTGATGGGCCTGATGAAAGAATGATTTTTGAG CTTTTTGCCGATGTTGCTCCCCTGACAGCTGAGAACTTCAGAGCATTATGCACAG GTGAGATGGGAATTGGACAAACAACTAAGAAGCCATTATATTATAAGGGATCAATATTCCACCGTGTCATCAAGGGGTTTATGGCACAA GGTGGTGACTTCTCAAATGGAGATG TTCCGTTTTCAGGAAATGGTGGAGAAAGTATATACGGCGAGCAATTTGAAG ATGAAAATTTTGTGTTGTGCCATAATGACCGCGGTCTCTTGTCAATGGCCAATGCTGGAAGTAATACTAACACCAATGGCTCCCAGTTCTTCATTACGTTCAAGCCTAGTGCTCATCTTGACAG GAAGAGCACTGTTTTTGGCAAGCTTATTCTTGGAAATGATGTGCTGAAGCGGATAGAGCATGTTGATGTGCATGAATCTACTAATATGCCACTTGTTCCAATAAAAATAGTGGATTGTGGGGAGCTTGTTGATGCTAAAGACTGCAGATCTGTGACAACTGAAAATG ATAAGAAGAGACTCAAATCAAAGTTGTCCAAGATTTCATCTGATGGTGAAGGTAttgaagaaaaatacaaaggaCATCGCAAGAAATCTTCaaagaggagaaggaagaggaagaaataTTCTTCTTCAGAATCAGACAGCTCATCTGAGTCTGACTCATCAGATTCTGAGAGCGATTCTGATTACTCCAGTGACTCTTCTGATATCAGCAGTTCAAGTGACGAGAAGCGGAAGCGCAGGAAGAGACACTCCAAGAAGGATAAACGCAAGCATGGAAAAAGGAAGCGTGATCGAAGGCGCGAGAAAAGACGTAGAAAACGTGACAGGAAATCAAAGCAAAAGTCAAAAAG AACGGTAGAGAGTGGCAGTGAAACAGGAGATACCAGTAATAGCAGCTCTGAGGATGATAGACGAAAGCGACGTCATCGTGGACGAAACTCTAAGTCCACAGCTCAAGTTTCTG CTGAAAATCACACAGCAGTAGCTGCTTTGAAGGATGCCACTTCGACGCAGGAGAAGATTACAACACCAAGGAGTCTGGCACAAGAAGACAAGTCTCAACAGGAAAATGGGGAGATGCGCACCAATGGTGTTACTGATTCAAAAACTGAAAGGAATGCTGATAATGTGCCTCTTCTAACTGGCACCCGAAGCAAATCTAG GAGCCAGAGCATCAGTGCTAATCACTCAATGAGCAAGAGTATGAGTGTAAGTCCTAGAAGCCCAATCAACAAGTCAAACATCAGCCCGAAGAGATTGGCAAGCCCAAGTCCTGTTCGTCAGAGTTTTAGTAGAAGTCCTGTCCGTGCTcccaaaagaaatgaaagcAGGAGCCCACCCCAACAGAGGAATATGAGCATGAGCCCCCATCGAGGAAGCCCCAGCAAGATCCCACCTGGAAGTGCAAGCAGAAGTCCTGTTGCTCGTAGGAGCAGAAGTCCGGTTGCTCGTAGGAGCAGGAGTCCCGTTGAAGCTCAGACAAGGAGCATTAGCAGGAGCTCAGCTAGGTCCTTGCAACGAAGAAGTCTAAGTAGGAGCCTGGACAGAACTCATGTGCAAAAAAGCGTCAGTCCAAGTCCCACACCTATGGACAAGGGAAGAAGCATTAGCCGAACTTCTGCAAGATCTCCATTGCAAAGGGGTATTAGCCGGAGCCCTGAGAGACCTTCCAGAAAGACTATAAGCAGAAGTCCTCGAAGGAGTACTCGTAGGAACTTTAGCAGGAGCCCTGTGGGACTTCCTAGAAGAAGCTTGACCCCTGTAAGAGGCGGCAGATCTCGCAGGAATGGCAGCCGAAGTCCTAGCCCACCTCGCAGGGCAGTATCACCACCCAATCATGGTAGGAGCCCCTCTAGGAGTGGCTCTCCTGATGGATCAAAACGCGTAAGAAGGGGGCGTGGTTTTACTCAACGTTACTCGTATGCAAGACAATACCGTTCACCTTCTGCTGATCGTTCTTACCGCTATGGTGGAAGAGGTGACCGTGAAAG ATATATGAGTTACCGAGGCAATCGTTACCGATCACCTCCAAAACGGTATAGAAGCCCACCCAGAGGAAGAACATCACCAAG GCCTAGCAGgtacaggaggaggagccggagcaTTTCTCGCAGTCCGCCTGTGTATCGAGACCGTGGAAGGGGAGGTGGATACAGCAGGAGTCCTGTACGTAGTCGTTCACCTCCTGCTGGGAGACCTAGATCACGTGGTGATCGTGCACGGTCAATCTCCAGGAGCAGGAGCCTGTCTGGGTCAAGATCAAGATCGCCACCACCTGTTGAAGATCGCTCCCCCCTTGCCTCCCCTTCTCCAAAGCGTCCAAGCAATGAGGTGTCCCGGTCTCTGTCGGTCAGTCCTGAAGGGAATAAGGGTTTGGTTTCGTATGGAGATGGCTCCCCTGATTCCGCTGGCAAGTAG
- the LOC100832657 gene encoding peptidyl-prolyl cis-trans isomerase CYP95 isoform X5 — MSKKKNPIVFLDVSIGDGPDERMIFELFADVAPLTAENFRALCTGEMGIGQTTKKPLYYKGSIFHRVIKGFMAQGGDFSNGDVPFSGNGGESIYGEQFEDENFVLCHNDRGLLSMANAGSNTNTNGSQFFITFKPSAHLDRKSTVFGKLILGNDVLKRIEHVDVHESTNMPLVPIKIVDCGELVDAKDCRSVTTENDKKRLKSKLSKISSDGEGIEEKYKGHRKKSSKRRRKRKKYSSSESDSSSESDSSDSESDSDYSSDSSDISSSSDEKRKRRKRHSKKDKRKHGKRKRDRRREKRRRKRDRKSKQKSKRTVESGSETGDTSNSSSEDDRRKRRHRGRNSKSTAQVSVAALKDATSTQEKITTPRSLAQEDKSQQENGEMRTNGVTDSKTERNADNVPLLTGTRSKSRSQSISANHSMSKSMSVSPRSPINKSNISPKRLASPSPVRQSFSRSPVRAPKRNESRSPPQQRNMSMSPHRGSPSKIPPGSASRSPVARRSRSPVARRSRSPVEAQTRSISRSSARSLQRRSLSRSLDRTHVQKSVSPSPTPMDKGRSISRTSARSPLQRGISRSPERPSRKTISRSPRRSTRRNFSRSPVGLPRRSLTPVRGGRSRRNGSRSPSPPRRAVSPPNHGRSPSRSGSPDGSKRVRRGRGFTQRYSYARQYRSPSADRSYRYGGRGDRERYMSYRGNRYRSPPKRYRSPPRGRTSPRPSRYRRRSRSISRSPPVYRDRGRGGGYSRSPVRSRSPPAGRPRSRGDRARSISRSRSLSGSRSRSPPPVEDRSPLASPSPKRPSNEVSRSLSVSPEGNKGLVSYGDGSPDSAGK; from the exons ATGAGTAAAAAGAAGAACCCTATTGTCTTTCTGGATGTATCAATAGGTGATGGGCCTGATGAAAGAATGATTTTTGAG CTTTTTGCCGATGTTGCTCCCCTGACAGCTGAGAACTTCAGAGCATTATGCACAG GTGAGATGGGAATTGGACAAACAACTAAGAAGCCATTATATTATAAGGGATCAATATTCCACCGTGTCATCAAGGGGTTTATGGCACAA GGTGGTGACTTCTCAAATGGAGATG TTCCGTTTTCAGGAAATGGTGGAGAAAGTATATACGGCGAGCAATTTGAAG ATGAAAATTTTGTGTTGTGCCATAATGACCGCGGTCTCTTGTCAATGGCCAATGCTGGAAGTAATACTAACACCAATGGCTCCCAGTTCTTCATTACGTTCAAGCCTAGTGCTCATCTTGACAG GAAGAGCACTGTTTTTGGCAAGCTTATTCTTGGAAATGATGTGCTGAAGCGGATAGAGCATGTTGATGTGCATGAATCTACTAATATGCCACTTGTTCCAATAAAAATAGTGGATTGTGGGGAGCTTGTTGATGCTAAAGACTGCAGATCTGTGACAACTGAAAATG ATAAGAAGAGACTCAAATCAAAGTTGTCCAAGATTTCATCTGATGGTGAAGGTAttgaagaaaaatacaaaggaCATCGCAAGAAATCTTCaaagaggagaaggaagaggaagaaataTTCTTCTTCAGAATCAGACAGCTCATCTGAGTCTGACTCATCAGATTCTGAGAGCGATTCTGATTACTCCAGTGACTCTTCTGATATCAGCAGTTCAAGTGACGAGAAGCGGAAGCGCAGGAAGAGACACTCCAAGAAGGATAAACGCAAGCATGGAAAAAGGAAGCGTGATCGAAGGCGCGAGAAAAGACGTAGAAAACGTGACAGGAAATCAAAGCAAAAGTCAAAAAG AACGGTAGAGAGTGGCAGTGAAACAGGAGATACCAGTAATAGCAGCTCTGAGGATGATAGACGAAAGCGACGTCATCGTGGACGAAACTCTAAGTCCACAGCTCAAGTTTCTG TAGCTGCTTTGAAGGATGCCACTTCGACGCAGGAGAAGATTACAACACCAAGGAGTCTGGCACAAGAAGACAAGTCTCAACAGGAAAATGGGGAGATGCGCACCAATGGTGTTACTGATTCAAAAACTGAAAGGAATGCTGATAATGTGCCTCTTCTAACTGGCACCCGAAGCAAATCTAG GAGCCAGAGCATCAGTGCTAATCACTCAATGAGCAAGAGTATGAGTGTAAGTCCTAGAAGCCCAATCAACAAGTCAAACATCAGCCCGAAGAGATTGGCAAGCCCAAGTCCTGTTCGTCAGAGTTTTAGTAGAAGTCCTGTCCGTGCTcccaaaagaaatgaaagcAGGAGCCCACCCCAACAGAGGAATATGAGCATGAGCCCCCATCGAGGAAGCCCCAGCAAGATCCCACCTGGAAGTGCAAGCAGAAGTCCTGTTGCTCGTAGGAGCAGAAGTCCGGTTGCTCGTAGGAGCAGGAGTCCCGTTGAAGCTCAGACAAGGAGCATTAGCAGGAGCTCAGCTAGGTCCTTGCAACGAAGAAGTCTAAGTAGGAGCCTGGACAGAACTCATGTGCAAAAAAGCGTCAGTCCAAGTCCCACACCTATGGACAAGGGAAGAAGCATTAGCCGAACTTCTGCAAGATCTCCATTGCAAAGGGGTATTAGCCGGAGCCCTGAGAGACCTTCCAGAAAGACTATAAGCAGAAGTCCTCGAAGGAGTACTCGTAGGAACTTTAGCAGGAGCCCTGTGGGACTTCCTAGAAGAAGCTTGACCCCTGTAAGAGGCGGCAGATCTCGCAGGAATGGCAGCCGAAGTCCTAGCCCACCTCGCAGGGCAGTATCACCACCCAATCATGGTAGGAGCCCCTCTAGGAGTGGCTCTCCTGATGGATCAAAACGCGTAAGAAGGGGGCGTGGTTTTACTCAACGTTACTCGTATGCAAGACAATACCGTTCACCTTCTGCTGATCGTTCTTACCGCTATGGTGGAAGAGGTGACCGTGAAAG ATATATGAGTTACCGAGGCAATCGTTACCGATCACCTCCAAAACGGTATAGAAGCCCACCCAGAGGAAGAACATCACCAAG GCCTAGCAGgtacaggaggaggagccggagcaTTTCTCGCAGTCCGCCTGTGTATCGAGACCGTGGAAGGGGAGGTGGATACAGCAGGAGTCCTGTACGTAGTCGTTCACCTCCTGCTGGGAGACCTAGATCACGTGGTGATCGTGCACGGTCAATCTCCAGGAGCAGGAGCCTGTCTGGGTCAAGATCAAGATCGCCACCACCTGTTGAAGATCGCTCCCCCCTTGCCTCCCCTTCTCCAAAGCGTCCAAGCAATGAGGTGTCCCGGTCTCTGTCGGTCAGTCCTGAAGGGAATAAGGGTTTGGTTTCGTATGGAGATGGCTCCCCTGATTCCGCTGGCAAGTAG